A part of Salvelinus alpinus chromosome 23, SLU_Salpinus.1, whole genome shotgun sequence genomic DNA contains:
- the LOC139550416 gene encoding E3 ubiquitin-protein ligase RNF212B-like has translation MDWFHCNSCFRREGQNFAVSSCGHICCEGCINPNKKHCTVCGASCNYLAISDQMKPQEQVFFKDPVKLIQSRLEHIAQIALFQQRQKERVIVYFKNKSMELERRLKDVTDQCYRQVLELKRENAELKKPLSQRRASPGQFQTNGSAQRMSLPVAVTSPVTPRSRPVSHQGFAETQERFRDRNPRLTLATPPGSATSISSLSSLHERGGFRTPTIISTPTRSENLTPNIFQFLTGSSLHSPRPFRNGQ, from the exons TTCCACTGTAACAGCTGCTTCCGAAGAGAGGGGCAGAACTTTGCTGTCTCCAGCTGTGGTCACATCTGCTGTGAAGGCTGCATCAACCCCAATAAAA AACATTGCACTGTGTGTGGAGCCAGCTGCAATTACCTGGCCATCTCAGACCAG ATGAAGCCTCAGGAGCAGGTGTTCTTCAAAGACCCTGTGAAGCTCATTCAGTCTCGTCTGGAGCACATAGCACAG ATTGCTCTATTCCAGCAAAGGCAGAAGGAAAGGGTCATTGTCTACTTCAAAAACAAATCTATGGAGCTGGAGAGGAGACTGAAGGATGTGACAGATCAGTGTTACAG GCAAGTTTTAGAGCTGAAAAGAGAGAATGCCGAGTTGAAGAAACCTCTCTCTCAGAGGAGG GCATCACCTGGACAATTTCAAACAAATGG CAGTGCCCAAAGGATGTCTCTCCCAGTGGCTGTTACCTCCCCAG TCACCCCTCGCTCACGTCCTGTTAG CCACCAAGGCTTTGCTGAAACCCAGGAGAGATTCAGAGATAGAAACCCTAGGCTCACCCTCGCA ACTCCGCCTGGTTCTGCCACATCAATCTCCAGCCTGAGCTCTCTGCACGAGCGTGGTGGCTTCA GGACTCCCACCATTATTAGCACTCCCACCCG GTCTGAGAATCTGACTCCGAACATTTTCCAGTTCTTGACTGGGTCATCACTGCACTCCCCAAGGCCTTTCAGAAATGGCCAGTAA
- the LOC139550415 gene encoding homeobox and leucine zipper protein Homez-like, with amino-acid sequence MATQVDRNRRIGLEVNMKESSQCDVTWTENEGKHTSLHSSKTSHYQITNGKSNLSSDPSATDSDVSEGRDGGVSFSTNHNSVVCLPLVSEGLKLVWTQSDQTRELDTIPELVQAFNVFPYPTSREVNALARLCALPLDKVKVWFMVQRIKYGISWASEEIEETRRKLAGPERTNDYANEKEIKIRNGCGALSVETEDDDQINNGLHSYLLHPRKRARHETPEPCKPAATVQHFSSSLPPPQDSYYYRPPVDMPATTATDASLSLSETSLGSPQQQQRGRYKKTKAQLAVLRSSFLRENWPAETELRRLQEETSLSRNDIRKWFSDSRYQLRNGRGLLGTSMVYPQLTTGDAKNESQQLRPLPLVAHRPRDQENGLEVQGRAQEKGARSNGVKDSHFFQNFLSNSLEAFGEGAVGVEAEEDEVAEEASVHTETVKEENEAVVKQEKPLHFRGSKNPEIKQSPSAVTISTSPLPSHSTTPSTLTANKRSSSSTSTVQRSARSAKASLTALSLSSPPSTSSPLLTPAGRPRKTKEQLDILKEHFLRCQWPKSEDYTQLVELTGLPRADVSQWFGDTRYAVKNGQLRWVQGVREQFREQFLAELATQQNGSGGNGSSGTPRVTGSRKRKSQVNGATPPTSTADSPDINPLEVYHRSTGVLHEKDLDALCKKSRMSYQQVRDWFASQESKAFDPEPNVTD; translated from the coding sequence ATGGCAACACAGGTTGACCGTAACAGAAGAATAGGACTGGAGGTAAACATGAAGGAGTCATCCCAGTGTGATGTCACATGGACAGAGAATGAAGGAAAGCATACCTCCCTGCATTCCTCCAAGACTTCACACTATCAGATCACCAATGGAAAGAGCAATCTATCCTCTGACCCCAGTGCAACAGACAGTGATGTAAGCGAGGGCAGAGATGGGGGTGTTAGTTTCAGCACCAACCATAACTCTGTGGTGTGCCTGCCTTTGGTCTCGGAGGGCCTGAAGCTAGTATGGACACAGTCAGATCAGACACGTGAGCTTGACACCATCCCAGAGCTGGTCCAGGCATTCAATGTGTTCCCATACCCAACATCTCGTGAGGTGAATGCCTTGGCACGGCTTTGTGCCCTGCCTCTGGACAAAGTCAAGGTCTGGTTCATGGTGCAGAGAATCAAATACGGTATCAGCTGGGCCTCAGAGGAGATTGAGGAGACGCGTCGCAAGCTGGCCGGACCTGAGCGGACTAACGACTATGCAAATGAGAAGGAGATAAAAATTAGGAATGGGTGTGGGGCATTATCTGTGGAGACAGAGGACGATGATCAAATTAATAATGGTCTTCACTCCTACCTGCTTCACCCAAGAAAACGAGCCAGACATGAGACCCCAGAACCCTGCAAACCAGCCGCCACTGTCCAACATTTCAgttcctctctcccaccccctcagGATTCATACTACTACCGCCCTCCTGTGGACATGCCAGCAACTACCGCAACTGATGCTTCCCTGAGCCTCTCTGAGACCTCACTTGGCTCTCCACAGCAACAACAACGCGGACGCTACAAAAAGACCAAAGCCCAACTTGCAGTCCTTCGCAGCAGCTTCCTGCGGGAAAACTGGCCCGCAGAGACTGAGCTCCGACGCCTGCAGGAGGAAACCAGCCTGAGCCGCAATGACATCCGCAAGTGGTTCAGCGACAGCCGGTACCAGCTTAGAAATGGGCGTGGACTGCTTGGAACATCCATGGTCTATCCTCAGTTGACTACAGGAGACGCAAAGAACGAATCTCAGCAACTTCGACCTCTTCCACTCGTAGCACACAGGCCTCGGGATCAAGAAAATGGTCTTGAAGTGCAGGGAAGGGCTCAAGAGAAGGGAGCTCGCAGCAACGGAGTGAAAGATTCACACTTCTTCCAGAACTTTCTGTCAAACAGCTTGGAGGCATTTGGGGAGGGAGCAGTGGGAGTGGAGGCAGAGGAGGACGAGGTTGCGGAGGAAGCCTCAGTTCACACTGAAACTGTTAAGGAAGAGAACGAGGCGGTGGTGAAACAAGAAAAGCCTCTACACTTTAGGGGCAGTAAGAACCCAGAGATTAAACAATCACCATCAGCCGTTACCATCTCCACTTCCCCCCTCCCCTCGCATTCTACCACCCCTTCAACTTTGACTGCTAATAAGCGTAGTTCTTCTAGCACCAGCACGGTGCAGAGGTCTGCTCGCTCAGCCAAAGCCTCACTGACagccctgtctctctccagtcctccctcAACCTCGTCTCCTCTTCTTACACCCGCTGGCCGACCACGGAAGACCAAGGAACAACTGGACATACTAAAGGAGCACTTCTTGCGGTGCCAGTGGCCTAAGAGTGAGGACTACACCCAGCTGGTAGAGCTCACAGGCTTGCCTCGTGCAGATGTCAGCCAGTGGTTTGGGGATACGCGCTATGCTGTTAAAAATGGTCAGCTACGTTGGGTGCAGGGGGTCCGTGAGCAATTCCGAGAGCAATTCCTGGCTGAATTAGCCACACAGCAAAATGGCAGTGGTGGAAACGGTTCCAGTGGAACCCCTCGGGTTACGGGTAGCCGCAAACGAAAGTCTCAAGTGAATGGCGCAACACCACCAACATCCACTGCAGATTCCCCGGACATCAATCCGCTGGAGGTTTACCATCGCTCGACAGGGGTTCTTCATGAGAAAGACCTTGATGCCCTTTGCAAAAAGTCACGAATGAGCTACCAGCAGGTGCGGGACTGGTTTGCATCTCAGGAGAGCAAGGCATTTGACCCAGAGCCCAATGTTACTGATTGA